One region of Alphaproteobacteria bacterium genomic DNA includes:
- a CDS encoding VOC family protein translates to MAPENAAMANGINGIDHCLVGVHDLETARRSFARLGFTLSAMGRHPRWGTANTCLMFPQNYIELLSIVDDSAANPVLRQFLHHRQGLTAVALATDDAGEAAAALAAAGLAAPAPEDLSRTLELPEGPAEPRFRLLHLPPEATPNLTLMLTQHLDPALVWRPEWQVHANGAQAITAVTVVVDDPEGLIEPYEAIFGAGSGSTTDDTLAVFTGRDRIMFVTPTDLGLLYPGIKVAEDLALPWIAALSLRVADTDATVACLEAGSVPYLRTDDGVVRVAPEEACGVILEFASD, encoded by the coding sequence ATGGCACCCGAGAATGCGGCCATGGCAAATGGCATCAACGGTATCGATCACTGCCTCGTGGGCGTCCACGATCTCGAAACGGCGCGGCGGAGCTTTGCCCGTCTGGGCTTCACCCTGAGTGCAATGGGCCGGCATCCGCGCTGGGGCACGGCCAACACCTGCCTGATGTTCCCGCAGAACTACATCGAGCTTTTGAGCATCGTCGACGATAGCGCCGCCAACCCGGTGCTGCGCCAGTTCCTGCACCACCGCCAGGGCCTGACGGCCGTGGCGCTGGCCACCGACGACGCCGGCGAGGCGGCGGCGGCGCTGGCGGCTGCCGGTCTGGCGGCCCCGGCACCGGAGGATCTTTCGCGCACGCTCGAGCTCCCCGAAGGCCCGGCCGAGCCGCGCTTTCGGCTGCTGCACCTGCCGCCCGAGGCGACGCCCAACCTGACGCTCATGCTGACCCAGCACCTCGACCCGGCCTTGGTCTGGCGCCCGGAATGGCAGGTCCACGCCAACGGCGCCCAAGCCATTACCGCGGTGACCGTCGTGGTCGACGATCCCGAGGGCCTGATCGAGCCCTACGAGGCCATCTTCGGCGCCGGCAGCGGCTCGACCACGGACGACACGCTGGCCGTCTTCACCGGCCGCGACCGCATCATGTTCGTGACGCCGACCGACCTCGGTCTGCTCTACCCCGGCATCAAGGTGGCCGAAGACCTGGCGCTGCCCTGGATCGCCGCGCTCAGCCTGCGGGTGGCGGACACCGACGCCACAGTGGCCTGCCTCGAGGCCGGCTCCGTGCCCTACCTGCGCACCGACGACGGCGTCGTCCGCGTCGCTCCGGAAGAAGCCTGCGGCGTCATCCTGGAATTTGCCTCCGACTGA
- the soxZ gene encoding thiosulfate oxidation carrier complex protein SoxZ, with protein MASARMKVPKKAEKGEVITVKSLIKHAMETGQRKGKDGKKVPRMIINSVVCTYNGREVFKADWWPAIAANPYLSFNLRAEDSGTVELSWTDDAGKTVKQSAEMEVI; from the coding sequence ATGGCATCGGCACGCATGAAGGTTCCGAAGAAGGCCGAGAAGGGTGAAGTCATCACCGTCAAGAGCCTGATCAAGCACGCCATGGAAACCGGCCAGCGCAAGGGCAAGGACGGCAAGAAGGTGCCGCGCATGATCATCAACAGCGTGGTCTGCACCTATAACGGCCGTGAGGTCTTCAAGGCCGACTGGTGGCCCGCCATCGCCGCCAACCCGTACCTGTCGTTCAACCTGCGGGCCGAGGATTCGGGCACTGTCGAGCTCTCCTGGACCGACGACGCCGGCAAGACGGTCAAGCAATCGGCCGAGATGGAAGTTATTTAG
- the soxY gene encoding thiosulfate oxidation carrier protein SoxY, producing MDATEKHGLSRRGFFAAAGAGVLAAAGVSGSARADLPKMKAAIAKEFGPGPYKKNRVHLKTPIIAENGRVVPIQVTVESPMSDSDYVKRVGVFVQENPNPEVAVFHFTPACGKGWVKTNCRMSKTSPVIAVAEMSDGSVHITQSTVKVTIGGCGG from the coding sequence ATGGACGCAACGGAGAAACATGGGCTCAGCCGGCGCGGCTTCTTTGCCGCGGCCGGCGCCGGGGTCCTGGCGGCCGCGGGGGTATCGGGCTCGGCCCGGGCCGACCTGCCGAAGATGAAGGCTGCCATCGCCAAGGAATTCGGGCCCGGCCCCTACAAGAAAAACAGGGTTCATCTCAAGACGCCGATCATCGCCGAGAACGGCCGTGTGGTGCCCATTCAGGTGACCGTCGAAAGCCCCATGAGCGACAGCGACTACGTCAAGCGGGTGGGCGTCTTCGTGCAGGAAAACCCCAACCCGGAGGTCGCCGTCTTCCATTTCACCCCGGCCTGCGGCAAGGGCTGGGTCAAGACCAATTGCCGCATGAGCAAGACCTCGCCGGTCATTGCCGTGGCCGAAATGAGCGACGGCTCGGTCCACATCACCCAAAGCACCGTCAAGGTGACCATCGGCGGCTGCGGCGGCTGA
- the lsrF gene encoding 3-hydroxy-5-phosphonooxypentane-2,4-dione thiolase, translated as MADLDDIKDGKDFGVGIEARNEAFFLKGSGALDWGMQNRLARIFNPQTGRTVMLAFDHGYFQGPTTGIERIDLQIVPLIPHADVLMCTRGALRSSIPASTQKPIVLRCSAGQSILTELSNELIGVDINDALRLNAAAMAAQVYIGAEHEHKSIANVIKLIDSGTQYGIPTLAVTGVGAEMTRDARYLGLATRIAAEIGAHYVKTYYIEEGFERVAAGCPVPIVIAGGKKLPELEALTMASRAIQGGARGVDMGRNIFQSDCALAMIQAVAAVVHRDEAPDQALQMYQDLKADIEGGRSAAQ; from the coding sequence ATGGCGGACCTCGACGACATCAAGGACGGCAAGGATTTCGGCGTCGGCATCGAGGCCCGCAACGAGGCCTTTTTCCTCAAGGGATCGGGGGCCCTGGATTGGGGCATGCAGAACCGCCTGGCGCGCATCTTCAATCCCCAGACCGGGCGCACCGTGATGCTGGCCTTCGACCACGGCTATTTCCAGGGGCCGACCACCGGCATCGAACGCATCGATCTGCAGATCGTGCCGCTGATCCCCCATGCCGACGTCTTGATGTGTACCCGCGGCGCGCTGCGAAGCTCCATCCCGGCCAGCACGCAAAAGCCCATCGTGCTGCGCTGCTCGGCCGGCCAGAGCATCCTGACCGAACTTTCCAACGAGCTCATCGGCGTCGACATCAACGATGCGCTGCGTCTCAACGCCGCCGCCATGGCGGCCCAGGTCTACATCGGCGCCGAGCACGAACACAAATCCATCGCCAACGTCATCAAGCTGATCGACAGCGGCACCCAGTACGGCATCCCCACCCTCGCCGTCACCGGCGTCGGCGCCGAGATGACCCGCGATGCCCGCTATCTCGGCTTGGCCACGCGCATCGCCGCCGAGATCGGAGCGCATTACGTCAAGACCTACTATATCGAGGAGGGCTTCGAACGCGTGGCGGCCGGCTGCCCGGTGCCCATCGTCATCGCCGGCGGCAAGAAGCTGCCCGAGCTCGAGGCCCTGACCATGGCCTCGCGGGCCATCCAGGGCGGCGCCCGCGGCGTTGACATGGGGCGCAACATTTTCCAGTCCGACTGCGCCCTGGCCATGATCCAGGCCGTCGCCGCCGTGGTCCACCGCGACGAGGCGCCGGACCAGGCGCTGCAGATGTACCAGGACCTCAAGGCCGACATCGAGGGCGGCCGCTCGGCCGCGCAATAG
- a CDS encoding cupin domain-containing protein, which translates to MEAVNIAEKFDLFSDHWKPRIVGRFNDTHVKLAKLEGEFVWHSHADTDEFFLVHRGELTIEMRQQSVTLRAGEFFVVPRGVEHRPLAAAECEIVMIEAAGTLNTGEAGGSRTVADPEWL; encoded by the coding sequence ATGGAGGCGGTCAACATCGCAGAGAAGTTCGATCTCTTTTCCGACCACTGGAAACCCCGGATCGTCGGGCGGTTCAACGACACCCACGTCAAGCTGGCCAAGCTCGAAGGCGAGTTCGTCTGGCACAGCCACGCCGATACGGACGAGTTCTTTCTTGTCCACCGGGGCGAGTTGACCATCGAGATGCGGCAGCAGTCCGTGACGCTGCGGGCCGGCGAGTTCTTCGTCGTGCCGCGGGGCGTCGAGCACCGCCCGCTGGCCGCCGCTGAGTGCGAGATCGTGATGATCGAAGCGGCCGGAACGCTGAACACGGGCGAGGCCGGCGGCAGCCGCACCGTGGCCGATCCGGAGTGGCTGTGA
- a CDS encoding amidase, protein MTELHFAPAHELVRRIKAGEIGAAELLEHFLARVEAHNPKLNAIIWMDTDAARERARAADAALARGDDWGALHGLPMTVKESYDLAGSPTTWGDPALQNNVPTTNAVVVQRLLDAGAVIFGKTNVPLDLADWQSFNAIHGTTNNPWDLALTPGGSSGGSAAALAAGLTGLEAGSDIGASIRNPAHYCGVFGHKPTFGIVPGRGQAKPGALTMPDIAAVGPLARGAEDLELALEVMAGPDVLQAAAWKIELAPPRRTALKDFRVAVMLSDAVAEVDQPYQDCLQNVADELAKAGATVSHTARPEIDTARAFEVFTMLRWAATSPGLRPDKLAFFEQIRAETAADDPAYLARVARAAGLPHRQWLAWDNERQAMRYKWAAFFEDWDILLCPAASSAAWPHDQAGERFERTITVNGREQATTDQLFWAGFPGMVYLPSTVAPAGLTAAGLPLGLQAVAAEGEDRTAIEFCKLTAKQIAGFQPPPGYA, encoded by the coding sequence ATGACGGAGCTGCATTTTGCCCCGGCACACGAATTGGTGCGGCGCATCAAGGCGGGAGAGATCGGCGCCGCCGAGTTGCTCGAGCATTTCCTGGCCCGCGTCGAGGCCCATAATCCCAAGCTCAACGCCATCATCTGGATGGACACAGACGCCGCCCGCGAACGTGCCCGGGCGGCCGACGCGGCGCTTGCCCGGGGAGATGATTGGGGAGCGCTGCACGGCCTGCCGATGACCGTGAAGGAATCCTACGACCTGGCCGGCAGTCCCACCACCTGGGGCGATCCCGCCCTCCAGAACAACGTTCCCACGACCAACGCCGTGGTCGTGCAGCGCCTGCTCGATGCCGGGGCGGTGATTTTCGGCAAGACCAACGTGCCGCTCGACCTGGCCGATTGGCAAAGCTTCAACGCCATCCACGGCACCACCAACAATCCCTGGGACCTGGCGTTGACCCCGGGCGGCTCGTCGGGCGGCTCGGCGGCGGCCCTGGCGGCCGGCCTGACCGGCCTGGAGGCGGGCAGCGACATCGGCGCCTCGATCCGCAACCCGGCGCACTATTGCGGCGTTTTCGGCCACAAACCCACATTCGGCATCGTGCCCGGGCGCGGCCAGGCCAAACCCGGCGCGCTGACCATGCCCGATATCGCCGCCGTGGGACCGCTGGCCCGCGGCGCCGAGGACCTGGAACTGGCACTAGAGGTCATGGCCGGGCCGGACGTCCTGCAAGCCGCCGCCTGGAAGATCGAGCTGGCACCGCCGCGCCGCACCGCGCTCAAGGATTTCCGCGTTGCCGTGATGCTCAGCGACGCCGTGGCCGAGGTCGACCAGCCCTATCAGGATTGCCTGCAGAACGTCGCCGACGAGCTGGCCAAGGCGGGCGCCACGGTCAGCCATACGGCGCGGCCCGAGATCGACACGGCGCGTGCTTTCGAGGTTTTCACAATGCTGCGATGGGCCGCCACCTCACCCGGCCTCAGGCCCGACAAACTGGCCTTCTTCGAGCAGATCCGGGCCGAGACGGCGGCCGACGATCCGGCCTACCTGGCGCGGGTGGCGCGGGCCGCCGGACTGCCCCACCGGCAATGGCTGGCCTGGGACAACGAACGCCAGGCCATGCGCTACAAATGGGCGGCCTTCTTCGAGGACTGGGATATTCTGCTCTGCCCGGCCGCCTCCTCGGCGGCCTGGCCCCACGATCAGGCCGGCGAGCGCTTTGAGCGCACCATCACCGTCAACGGGCGTGAGCAGGCCACCACCGATCAGCTCTTCTGGGCCGGCTTTCCCGGTATGGTCTATCTGCCCTCGACGGTGGCCCCGGCCGGCCTCACGGCCGCGGGCCTGCCGCTGGGCCTGCAGGCCGTGGCGGCGGAGGGCGAGGACCGCACGGCCATCGAATTTTGCAAGCTGACGGCGAAGCAAATCGCCGGCTTCCAGCCGCCGCCCGGTTACGCCTGA
- a CDS encoding acetoin utilization protein AcuC — protein sequence MKAIHFVSNPIFDSASFPPEHPLGFRRVGAVIELCRLLGWLDEERLVMGDEAPRDVLERFHTPDYLDALQAADENQTASREVRRRYRLGTPDNPIFPGMYARPARACGGSLKAAQLVQAGGVAFHPAGGTHHGRPDRAAGFCFLNDPVFAILGLLDGGAERVLYVDFDAHHGDGVQDAFAAEERVFTFSVHEAGRWPRTGDLDDRGLGRARNLPLPAGGNDSELAWICEAALGPWLATTAPDALVVQCGADGLFEDPLCRLEYSNAALWQAVADLVVSVPRAVVLGGGGYHPQALVRCWSGLWATLDGRTVPAELPAQARALLAGLGGGRQRHAVEPRLLTTLADPPRPGAVRDEVRRAVATMAAG from the coding sequence GTGAAGGCGATCCATTTCGTTTCCAACCCGATCTTCGATAGCGCCAGCTTTCCCCCCGAACACCCGCTGGGCTTTCGCCGCGTCGGCGCCGTGATCGAGCTTTGCCGCCTGCTGGGCTGGCTCGACGAGGAACGCCTGGTTATGGGCGACGAGGCGCCCCGGGACGTTCTCGAACGCTTCCATACGCCCGACTACCTCGATGCCCTGCAGGCCGCCGACGAAAACCAAACGGCGTCCCGCGAAGTGCGCCGGCGCTACCGCCTGGGCACGCCCGACAACCCCATCTTCCCCGGCATGTACGCCCGCCCGGCACGGGCCTGCGGCGGCTCGCTGAAGGCGGCCCAGTTGGTGCAAGCGGGCGGCGTCGCCTTTCACCCCGCCGGCGGCACCCACCACGGCCGGCCCGACCGGGCGGCCGGGTTCTGTTTTCTCAACGATCCGGTGTTCGCCATCCTGGGGCTTTTGGACGGCGGCGCCGAGCGGGTTCTCTACGTCGATTTCGACGCCCACCACGGCGACGGCGTACAGGACGCCTTCGCCGCCGAGGAACGCGTCTTCACCTTCTCCGTCCACGAGGCCGGACGCTGGCCGCGCACGGGCGATCTCGACGACCGGGGCTTGGGCCGGGCGCGCAACTTGCCGCTGCCGGCCGGCGGCAACGACAGCGAACTGGCCTGGATTTGCGAAGCGGCGCTCGGGCCCTGGCTGGCCACCACGGCGCCCGACGCCCTGGTCGTGCAGTGCGGCGCCGACGGCCTCTTCGAGGATCCGCTGTGCCGGTTGGAGTATTCCAACGCTGCCTTGTGGCAGGCCGTGGCGGATCTGGTGGTCAGCGTGCCGCGGGCCGTGGTGCTGGGCGGCGGCGGCTACCACCCCCAGGCCTTGGTGCGTTGCTGGAGCGGGCTTTGGGCCACCCTCGACGGCCGCACCGTACCCGCCGAGCTGCCGGCCCAGGCCCGGGCCTTGCTGGCCGGGCTTGGCGGCGGGCGGCAGCGGCACGCCGTCGAGCCACGGCTTTTGACCACCTTGGCCGATCCCCCTCGGCCGGGAGCCGTGCGCGACGAGGTGCGCCGGGCCGTGGCCACGATGGCGGCCGGATGA
- a CDS encoding AAA family ATPase — MRLKRLAVNRLPGISQSFEIELAEAGFHVVFGPNGIGKSSICRAVESLYWQDRGPEPPTSVSGEFELDGETWWAEREGPRLRWQRGGEDSLAPDLPPSHTRHCFFLRLLDLMDLSPHGTQDIASEIRRQMSGGFDLDQITTDLFAGAGPRHGRSEWKDFNRASLEIQDAEGRQSGLQRRADQLQSLNRELVEADQGAHRLPALERALGLAGRRQELAAIEQEMAILPGALAKLGGNEVEEIERLQAQVDELGERSRELQKQMHDASQAQRDIALPGILEAGELAAWQSKASELGRLELALQAAATDNRSCLAELAAALSAMGGGEVDEVELNLDDHGQLFEFLRDAEAHKARTGVVEERLRLLSQLGGPEGNQHNLDKIRDAADVLRSWLRAPAAQSLGGRIRARPYWLGFACVLVVAGAALGLAVDPLFAVLMAIAAGVAGPVLLPSNPGARDGGRKTAEERFANLGPEGPDIWDIPSVESRLRQLEGEAATLDAHLRRERDRDVERQTLKNELEGLAATETGLEARRQSLQDGLKLAAIRPDTELVDFARGLDQLRSARRKQVGAAAKVADLEARHTALLEEMARILEDHGEAVPTDAATAGARLDNLDRRNTRLIQAQTDQRRAAEQLEQVAGDQAAAGKSLRRIYGRAELEDGDLPGLKALLNSLPHYAGLKHAAQRLASQNELDRAELGKAEEAELAEGNAPALEQLHGELSQKAGKAGELRGEIAEIKAQVEAARSTSNVQDLLSLREQARTKLQDRRFEALFEGAGRFLVGAVEEEHEQTQMPRVFERARNHFSAFTHHGYELRLAKQGQTPRLIASDLASGEGRGLDELSDGTRTQLLLAARLAFAEEVEGGKTLPLFLDEALDQSDPARFAAMVRSLGRVAKDQQRQIFYFTSDPLDIDRIQQALAEENCEKATSSDLGLIRTKAASVSGPGALKVGPRSSVPAPNGASSEEYGAKLGVPVLRPAQGFAAQHFFYVLWDELDLLHDFLVHGIERAGRWKTVSGTALADKLGSRSLSSRQIALRLDLLEVFCELWKQGRGRPVDRQALENSAAVTERYLDDVVAIAAELGGDPERLLAELAEKKDPRLRGFRSASFDQLERYLHDHGYLDDQPILTGDELQLRALTSPAANELAAGPAGECLHRWWNWAAQA, encoded by the coding sequence GTGAGACTCAAGCGACTTGCCGTCAACCGGCTGCCCGGAATCAGCCAGTCCTTCGAGATCGAACTGGCGGAGGCCGGATTCCACGTCGTTTTCGGGCCCAACGGGATCGGCAAATCGAGCATTTGCCGGGCCGTCGAGAGTTTGTATTGGCAAGACCGCGGGCCGGAGCCGCCAACCTCGGTCAGCGGCGAGTTCGAGTTGGACGGCGAAACCTGGTGGGCCGAGCGCGAGGGCCCGCGGCTGCGCTGGCAGCGCGGCGGCGAGGACAGCCTGGCGCCGGACCTACCCCCTTCCCACACCCGCCATTGTTTTTTCCTGCGCCTCCTTGACCTGATGGATCTCTCGCCGCATGGCACCCAAGACATCGCCTCCGAGATCCGCCGCCAGATGTCGGGCGGTTTCGATCTCGATCAGATCACCACGGACCTCTTTGCCGGCGCCGGCCCACGCCACGGCCGCAGCGAGTGGAAGGATTTCAACAGGGCATCGCTTGAGATCCAGGATGCCGAGGGAAGGCAGTCGGGCCTTCAGCGCCGCGCCGACCAACTGCAATCCCTGAACAGGGAACTCGTCGAGGCGGACCAGGGCGCGCATCGCCTGCCGGCTCTGGAACGCGCTCTCGGGCTTGCCGGGCGTCGCCAAGAACTTGCCGCCATCGAACAAGAGATGGCGATCCTGCCCGGCGCCCTGGCCAAGCTTGGCGGCAATGAGGTCGAGGAAATCGAGCGACTGCAGGCCCAGGTCGATGAGCTTGGCGAACGATCACGCGAGCTGCAAAAGCAGATGCACGATGCCAGCCAGGCGCAACGGGATATCGCGCTGCCGGGGATTTTGGAAGCTGGCGAACTTGCGGCCTGGCAGTCCAAGGCGAGCGAACTCGGCCGCTTGGAATTGGCGCTCCAGGCGGCCGCAACCGACAATCGCAGTTGTCTGGCCGAGCTTGCCGCGGCGCTCTCCGCCATGGGCGGCGGCGAGGTCGATGAGGTTGAGCTGAACCTCGATGACCATGGCCAATTGTTCGAATTCCTGCGCGACGCCGAAGCCCACAAGGCCAGGACCGGGGTCGTCGAAGAAAGGCTGCGCCTTTTGTCGCAGCTCGGCGGCCCCGAAGGCAATCAGCACAACCTCGACAAAATTCGCGATGCCGCGGATGTCTTGCGTTCCTGGCTGCGGGCGCCAGCGGCCCAATCCCTAGGCGGCCGCATCCGGGCGCGGCCATACTGGCTGGGCTTCGCTTGTGTCCTGGTTGTTGCGGGCGCCGCGCTGGGCCTCGCTGTCGATCCGCTGTTCGCCGTGCTCATGGCCATCGCTGCCGGCGTGGCCGGGCCGGTGCTGCTGCCGAGCAATCCGGGAGCCCGCGATGGCGGGCGCAAAACCGCCGAGGAGAGGTTCGCAAACCTCGGTCCCGAGGGGCCCGATATTTGGGACATTCCCTCCGTCGAGTCCCGCTTGCGCCAACTCGAGGGCGAGGCCGCAACCCTTGACGCGCATTTGCGGCGCGAGCGCGATCGTGACGTGGAACGGCAAACCCTCAAGAACGAGCTGGAAGGCTTGGCGGCGACGGAAACTGGCCTCGAGGCCAGGAGGCAGAGCCTGCAAGACGGCCTCAAACTTGCCGCCATCCGGCCCGATACGGAACTCGTCGATTTTGCCCGAGGGCTCGATCAGCTCCGCTCAGCCCGGCGCAAGCAGGTAGGTGCCGCGGCCAAGGTTGCCGACCTTGAAGCCAGGCACACGGCGCTGCTCGAGGAAATGGCCCGCATCCTCGAAGACCACGGCGAGGCAGTGCCGACAGATGCCGCAACGGCCGGGGCGCGGCTCGACAACCTGGATAGGCGTAATACGCGCCTGATCCAGGCCCAGACCGACCAACGACGGGCCGCTGAGCAACTGGAGCAGGTTGCCGGCGATCAGGCCGCGGCCGGCAAATCGCTGCGGCGCATCTACGGCCGAGCGGAGCTCGAGGACGGTGATTTGCCTGGCCTCAAGGCGCTGTTGAATTCGTTGCCCCACTATGCCGGGCTGAAGCACGCCGCCCAACGCCTGGCAAGTCAGAATGAGCTTGATCGGGCCGAGCTTGGCAAGGCCGAGGAAGCCGAACTGGCCGAAGGCAACGCCCCGGCGCTCGAGCAGTTGCATGGCGAACTTTCCCAAAAGGCCGGCAAGGCCGGAGAATTGCGGGGCGAGATAGCCGAGATCAAGGCGCAGGTGGAGGCTGCCAGAAGCACCAGCAATGTTCAGGATCTGCTTTCCCTGCGCGAGCAGGCCCGGACGAAATTGCAGGACCGCCGCTTTGAGGCGCTGTTCGAGGGCGCCGGAAGGTTTCTTGTTGGGGCCGTCGAGGAGGAACACGAGCAAACCCAGATGCCGCGCGTTTTCGAGCGCGCTCGCAACCATTTTTCGGCTTTTACCCATCATGGCTATGAACTTCGTTTGGCCAAACAGGGCCAGACGCCACGCCTGATCGCAAGCGATCTGGCGAGCGGCGAGGGGCGGGGCCTGGACGAACTTTCAGACGGCACCCGAACCCAGTTGCTGTTGGCGGCGCGACTGGCTTTCGCCGAGGAAGTCGAGGGCGGCAAAACCCTGCCCTTGTTCCTCGACGAGGCGCTCGACCAAAGCGATCCGGCGCGGTTTGCCGCCATGGTGCGCAGTCTCGGCCGGGTGGCAAAGGATCAGCAACGCCAGATCTTTTATTTCACCAGCGATCCTCTCGATATCGATCGAATCCAGCAGGCCCTGGCCGAAGAGAACTGCGAAAAGGCCACTTCCAGCGATTTGGGCCTGATTCGCACAAAGGCGGCAAGCGTCAGCGGGCCGGGGGCGCTTAAGGTCGGGCCGAGATCTTCGGTCCCGGCCCCCAACGGGGCCTCAAGCGAGGAATATGGAGCCAAACTTGGTGTCCCGGTACTGCGACCAGCCCAGGGTTTTGCCGCGCAGCATTTTTTCTATGTGCTTTGGGACGAGTTGGACTTGCTGCATGATTTCCTGGTGCACGGCATCGAGCGGGCGGGCCGATGGAAAACGGTTTCGGGCACCGCGCTGGCCGACAAGCTGGGCTCGCGCTCGCTATCTTCGCGGCAGATCGCCTTGCGGCTGGACTTGCTCGAGGTCTTTTGCGAGTTGTGGAAGCAAGGCAGAGGCCGGCCCGTCGATCGCCAGGCTCTCGAAAACAGCGCCGCCGTGACCGAGCGTTACCTCGATGACGTCGTGGCCATCGCCGCTGAATTAGGCGGCGATCCCGAGCGGCTTCTCGCCGAACTTGCGGAGAAAAAGGATCCCCGCCTGAGAGGCTTCCGAAGCGCCAGTTTCGACCAGCTGGAACGATACCTGCACGACCACGGCTACCTCGACGACCAGCCCATCCTGACCGGGGACGAACTGCAGCTGCGCGCCTTGACCAGCCCGGCAGCCAACGAACTGGCCGCCGGCCCGGCCGGCGAATGTTTGCACCGCTGGTGGAATTGGGCCGCTCAGGCGTAA
- a CDS encoding GNAT family N-acetyltransferase, with protein MSWGNSWNASILPSTASGAPIWRIAWSAPSTIDGGETGDGSAAHLRWFIMAEDCQDRGLGRLLMTEAMAFCDDVGFARVWLWTFAGLDAARRLYQDFGFSLCRELSAEQWGKAVDEQMFERLA; from the coding sequence GTGAGCTGGGGGAATTCCTGGAACGCTTCGATCCTGCCCTCGACGGCTTCTGGTGCGCCTATCTGGAGGATCGCATGGTCGGCGCCATCAACCATCGACGGCGGCGAGACGGGCGACGGCAGTGCCGCCCATCTGCGCTGGTTCATCATGGCCGAGGACTGCCAGGACCGCGGGCTGGGCCGGCTTCTCATGACCGAGGCCATGGCGTTTTGCGACGACGTCGGTTTCGCCCGCGTTTGGCTCTGGACCTTCGCCGGCCTCGATGCCGCCCGCCGGCTTTACCAGGACTTCGGCTTTTCGCTCTGTCGCGAGCTCAGCGCCGAGCAATGGGGCAAGGCGGTCGACGAGCAGATGTTCGAGCGTTTGGCTTAA